The Micromonospora sp. WMMD961 genome has a segment encoding these proteins:
- the panB gene encoding 3-methyl-2-oxobutanoate hydroxymethyltransferase → MVESTPNEVTALYGGPATRRVRTRDLIAAKERGERWPMLTSYDQYTASIFDQAGVPVLLVGDSAANNVFGYETTLPITADELLPLVRAVVRATRQSLIVGDLPFGSYEEGPAQALRTAVRFMKEGGCHAVKLEGGRRCAAQIAAIVGAGIPVMAHIGFTPQSEHTLGGYRVQGRGDAADEVLADARAVAEAGAFAVVLEMVPGEVAKRITNELPIPTVGIGAGPETDAQVLVWQDMAGLRTGKTPRFVKRYADLAGALTDATRRFADEVRGGEFPAAEHTF, encoded by the coding sequence ATGGTGGAGTCCACTCCGAACGAGGTGACCGCGCTCTACGGCGGCCCGGCCACCCGACGGGTCCGCACCCGCGACCTGATCGCCGCCAAGGAACGCGGTGAGCGGTGGCCGATGCTCACCTCGTACGACCAGTACACGGCGTCGATCTTCGACCAGGCCGGCGTCCCGGTGCTGCTGGTCGGTGACTCGGCCGCGAACAACGTGTTCGGCTACGAGACGACCCTGCCGATCACCGCCGACGAGTTGCTTCCGCTGGTGCGGGCCGTGGTGCGGGCGACCCGGCAGTCACTGATCGTGGGTGACCTGCCGTTCGGCTCGTACGAGGAGGGGCCGGCCCAGGCGCTGCGCACCGCCGTCCGGTTCATGAAGGAGGGCGGCTGCCACGCGGTGAAGCTGGAGGGTGGCCGTCGCTGCGCCGCGCAGATCGCCGCGATCGTCGGCGCCGGCATTCCGGTGATGGCGCACATCGGCTTCACCCCGCAGAGCGAACACACCCTGGGCGGCTACCGCGTGCAGGGCCGCGGCGACGCCGCCGACGAGGTGCTCGCCGACGCCCGGGCGGTGGCGGAGGCGGGCGCGTTCGCGGTGGTGCTGGAGATGGTGCCCGGCGAGGTGGCCAAACGGATCACCAATGAGCTGCCGATCCCGACGGTGGGCATCGGCGCCGGCCCGGAGACCGACGCGCAGGTGCTGGTGTGGCAGGACATGGCCGGCCTGCGCACCGGGAAGACGCCACGCTTCGTCAAGCGGTACGCGGACCTGGCCGGCGCCCTCACCGACGCCACCCGCCGTTTCGCCGACGAGGTCCGCGGCGGGGAGTTCCCGGCGGCCGAACACACCTTCTGA
- a CDS encoding DUF222 domain-containing protein encodes MVEGLAQAEDAVAACADSAPWALAEPHLIAALDAVHRLDQRLAAVKLALVRELDGRGTATAQGASSTAVWLRERLRLTVPAARRLVDLATTIDTGNPGVRQALADATITLDQARVIAETVDTVQTTAGADAADKAVGVLVDWAGQFDPTLLRKLSTRILDHVAPEVADAAAKAALEAQARRAARDRHLTLSTMSDGRLRLTGTLDTETGGLLRAAIDPLTAPSGPGDRRSPGQRRHDALADVCRLSLRTGELPEHGGVPAQIVVTTDYDAVAGQLDTGALDTGLTLTPDTVRRLACDAAILPAVLGGDGQVLDVGRQRRLFTGPVRRALVLRDGGCAFPGCDRPPRWCDAHVRREALIDRVEVRDHHRRPVAAGR; translated from the coding sequence ATGGTGGAGGGGTTGGCGCAGGCGGAGGACGCCGTCGCGGCCTGCGCCGACTCGGCCCCTTGGGCGCTTGCCGAGCCGCACCTCATCGCCGCTCTCGACGCCGTTCACCGCCTCGACCAGCGTCTCGCCGCCGTCAAGCTGGCCCTGGTCCGCGAGCTGGACGGTCGCGGCACGGCCACCGCGCAGGGCGCGTCCAGCACCGCGGTCTGGCTCCGCGAACGACTCCGCCTCACCGTCCCGGCCGCCCGTCGCCTCGTCGATCTCGCCACCACGATCGACACCGGAAACCCAGGGGTACGACAGGCGCTGGCCGACGCGACCATCACCCTCGACCAGGCCCGGGTCATCGCCGAAACGGTCGACACCGTGCAGACCACCGCCGGCGCCGACGCCGCCGACAAGGCGGTCGGTGTGCTCGTCGACTGGGCCGGGCAGTTCGACCCCACCCTCCTGCGCAAGCTGAGCACGCGGATCCTCGACCACGTCGCACCGGAGGTCGCCGACGCCGCCGCGAAGGCCGCCCTGGAGGCCCAAGCCCGCCGAGCCGCCCGCGACCGGCATCTCACCCTGTCCACGATGAGCGACGGCCGTCTCCGCCTCACCGGCACCCTCGACACCGAGACCGGCGGTCTGCTGCGCGCGGCCATCGACCCGCTGACCGCGCCCTCCGGGCCTGGTGACAGGCGTTCGCCGGGACAACGACGGCACGACGCGCTCGCCGACGTCTGCCGACTCTCCCTGCGCACCGGTGAGTTGCCCGAGCACGGCGGCGTACCCGCGCAGATCGTCGTCACCACCGACTACGACGCGGTGGCCGGACAGCTCGACACCGGCGCTCTCGACACCGGTCTCACGCTGACGCCGGACACCGTGCGACGCCTCGCGTGCGACGCCGCCATCCTGCCCGCCGTCCTCGGCGGTGACGGGCAGGTCCTCGACGTCGGCCGACAACGAAGACTGTTCACCGGGCCGGTTCGGCGCGCGCTGGTGCTCCGCGACGGCGGCTGCGCCTTCCCCGGTTGCGACCGCCCGCCGCGATGGTGCGACGCCCATGTGCGCCGTGAGGCGCTGATTGATCGAGTGGAGGTGAGAGACCACCACCGCCGTCCTGTCGCGGCAGGACGGTGA
- the ltrA gene encoding group II intron reverse transcriptase/maturase produces MAKGDSEVSKEGTVMVEDPGVNVPGAWPDAGLAQARVRRMQTKLHQWATADPCRRFDDLYNLVYDPATLMMAFDRVAGNAGARSAGVDGSTVFDIRERVGEQAFLERIRERLKAREFQALPVRQQLIPKRGSGKVRKLGIPTVTDRVVQAALKLVLEPIFEADFKPSSFGFRPNRRVHDAIAEIQMLGTKGYQWVLDADIEACFDSIDHTALMDRMRLRISDKRVLALVKAFLKAGVMTRSGDREDSLTGTPQGGILSPLLANIALSVLDEHFDAQWRSWSHERRKTRRRNGLGTWRMVRYADDFVVLVFGTQTNAETVREEVSRVLAPVGLRLSVAKTQVVHMSDGFDFLGFHIKWMRKRGTDKSYVYTFIADRPVRDFKAKIRTLTRRLSQAEYRATLIRINQIQRGWANYFKHAVAKHTFDKLQTFVWWRVVHWVMRRQRMPWRDVRRWLRGPTGWRPIALDGIELFNIASTRVSRYRLRGNTIPSPWPLQITDQMA; encoded by the coding sequence ATGGCGAAGGGCGACAGCGAGGTCAGCAAGGAAGGGACTGTGATGGTCGAAGATCCCGGAGTGAATGTTCCGGGCGCGTGGCCTGACGCCGGGTTGGCGCAGGCGCGGGTACGACGGATGCAGACCAAATTGCACCAATGGGCGACGGCCGATCCGTGCCGTCGCTTCGATGATCTGTACAACCTGGTGTATGACCCGGCGACGCTGATGATGGCGTTCGACCGGGTCGCGGGCAACGCCGGGGCCCGTTCTGCGGGTGTGGACGGCTCAACCGTCTTTGACATTCGGGAGCGGGTCGGTGAACAGGCGTTCTTGGAACGCATTCGAGAGCGGTTGAAAGCGCGAGAGTTTCAGGCGTTGCCGGTGCGGCAGCAACTGATTCCGAAGCGCGGGTCGGGCAAGGTCCGCAAGTTGGGGATCCCGACGGTTACCGACCGGGTGGTCCAAGCGGCGCTGAAGCTGGTGTTGGAGCCGATCTTCGAGGCGGACTTCAAGCCGTCATCGTTCGGTTTCCGGCCCAACCGGCGAGTGCACGACGCGATTGCCGAGATTCAGATGTTGGGCACGAAGGGTTATCAGTGGGTCCTGGATGCCGACATCGAAGCGTGTTTCGATTCCATCGACCACACCGCGTTGATGGATCGGATGCGTCTACGGATCTCGGACAAACGTGTACTGGCCCTGGTGAAGGCGTTCCTGAAAGCCGGAGTCATGACCAGATCCGGTGATCGGGAGGACAGCCTCACCGGCACTCCTCAAGGGGGCATTCTCTCACCGCTGCTGGCCAACATCGCTCTGAGCGTGCTCGATGAGCACTTCGACGCTCAGTGGCGGTCATGGAGCCACGAGCGCCGCAAGACCCGGCGTCGCAACGGGCTGGGCACCTGGCGGATGGTCCGCTACGCGGACGACTTCGTCGTGCTGGTGTTCGGTACCCAAACCAACGCCGAAACGGTGCGCGAGGAGGTGAGCAGGGTGCTGGCACCTGTGGGACTTCGCCTGTCCGTGGCGAAAACCCAGGTGGTGCACATGAGCGACGGGTTCGACTTCCTCGGCTTCCATATCAAGTGGATGCGTAAACGGGGAACGGATAAGAGCTACGTCTACACCTTCATCGCAGACAGGCCAGTCCGCGATTTCAAGGCAAAGATCCGAACTCTGACCCGCAGATTGTCCCAGGCCGAGTACCGGGCAACGCTGATCCGGATCAACCAGATCCAGCGTGGCTGGGCGAACTACTTCAAACACGCGGTGGCCAAACACACCTTCGACAAACTCCAGACCTTCGTCTGGTGGCGCGTCGTGCACTGGGTGATGCGCCGCCAACGCATGCCTTGGAGAGACGTCCGGCGATGGTTACGCGGCCCTACTGGCTGGCGTCCCATCGCCCTGGACGGGATCGAACTGTTCAACATCGCCTCAACACGAGTCAGCCGATACCGGCTGCGAGGCAACACGATCCCATCCCCTTGGCCCTTACAGATCACCGACCAGATGGCATGA
- the npdG gene encoding NADPH-dependent F420 reductase, with translation MAYDASTLPDVSGLTVGIIGGTGDQGRGLAYRFARAGQTVLIGSRNVERAAEAAAEIAALPGVPADGSVTGAANDEVARRSDVVIIAVPWDGHAATVAALAEPLAGRIVVDCVNPLGFDKQGPYALPVAEGSAVQQAAALLPDSRVCAAFNHVSAPLLADPEVDRIDLDVLICTEDRELVGIVGALAARIPGMRGIYAGRLRNAHQIEAFTANLIAINKRYKAHAGVRVTDI, from the coding sequence ATGGCATACGACGCGAGCACGCTTCCCGACGTGTCCGGGCTGACCGTCGGCATCATCGGTGGCACCGGCGACCAGGGGCGGGGCCTCGCCTACCGGTTCGCGCGGGCCGGGCAGACGGTGCTGATCGGCTCCCGCAACGTCGAGCGGGCCGCCGAGGCCGCCGCCGAGATCGCCGCACTGCCCGGCGTGCCTGCCGATGGCAGTGTCACCGGCGCGGCCAACGACGAGGTGGCCCGACGCAGCGACGTGGTCATCATCGCGGTGCCGTGGGACGGGCACGCCGCCACCGTCGCCGCCCTCGCCGAACCGCTCGCCGGCCGGATCGTCGTCGACTGCGTCAACCCGCTCGGCTTCGACAAGCAGGGCCCGTACGCGCTGCCCGTCGCCGAGGGCAGCGCCGTGCAGCAGGCCGCCGCGCTGCTGCCCGACTCGCGGGTCTGCGCGGCGTTCAACCACGTCAGCGCTCCGCTGCTGGCCGACCCCGAGGTCGACCGCATCGACCTGGACGTGCTGATCTGCACCGAAGACCGCGAACTGGTCGGCATCGTCGGGGCGCTCGCCGCCCGGATCCCGGGTATGCGCGGCATCTACGCCGGCCGGTTGCGCAACGCCCACCAGATCGAGGCGTTCACCGCCAACCTGATCGCCATCAACAAGCGCTACAAGGCCCACGCCGGAGTCCGCGTCACCGACATCTGA
- a CDS encoding RNB domain-containing ribonuclease: MVIRRVLAPRIDLSALRRELGLPEEFPPDAQREADEAASAPPRPPVDRTDVPFVTVDPATSRDLDQAMHLARRPGGGYRVRYAIADVAAHVRPGGALEAETWRRGQTIYLPDGNVPLHPHTLSEGAASLLPDDDRAAVIWTIDLDADGGTVAVELERALVRSRAKLDYTGVQAAAEAGRLPEPIALLPEIGDRLTARGLRRGAINLPLPEQDLEPDGDGWRLVLRAPEQMEEHNAQISLLTGMAAADIMLAGRIGLLRTMPAPKPEAVQRLRAAAAPLGVHWPDEVGPGQVIAGLDAAQPRAAAFIDQAAELMRGAAYTAFDGTPPEQPEHGGVAAAYAHVTAPLRRLADRYATEVCLALHAGRPVPDWARAALPRLPEVMASTDRTASAAARGAVELAEAAVLEHRVGETFDAAVLDVDAPPNGKSRPRPPGGTVALDTPPVRARCLGQLPLGERVRVRLVTADPAARTVLFELA, encoded by the coding sequence GTGGTCATCCGACGCGTACTCGCGCCCCGCATCGACCTCAGCGCGCTGCGCCGCGAACTCGGCCTGCCCGAGGAGTTCCCACCCGACGCCCAGCGTGAGGCGGACGAGGCGGCGAGCGCGCCGCCTCGTCCGCCCGTCGACCGCACCGACGTACCGTTCGTCACCGTCGACCCGGCGACCTCCCGGGACCTGGACCAGGCGATGCACCTGGCCCGTCGCCCCGGCGGCGGCTACCGGGTGCGGTACGCGATCGCCGACGTCGCCGCGCACGTCCGGCCGGGCGGGGCGTTGGAGGCGGAGACCTGGCGGCGCGGGCAGACCATCTACCTGCCCGACGGCAACGTGCCGCTGCACCCCCACACGCTCAGCGAGGGCGCTGCCAGTCTGCTGCCCGACGACGACCGGGCCGCGGTGATCTGGACGATCGACCTGGACGCCGACGGCGGCACCGTGGCGGTCGAGCTGGAACGCGCCCTGGTCCGCAGCCGGGCCAAACTCGACTACACCGGGGTGCAGGCGGCAGCCGAGGCCGGTCGGTTACCCGAGCCGATCGCGCTGCTGCCGGAGATCGGCGACCGACTGACGGCCCGGGGCCTGCGCCGTGGCGCGATCAACCTGCCGCTGCCCGAGCAGGACCTGGAGCCCGACGGCGACGGGTGGCGGCTGGTGCTGCGCGCGCCGGAGCAGATGGAGGAGCACAACGCGCAGATCTCGCTGCTGACCGGGATGGCCGCCGCCGACATCATGCTGGCCGGCCGGATCGGGTTGCTGCGGACCATGCCGGCGCCGAAACCGGAGGCCGTGCAGCGACTGCGGGCCGCCGCCGCGCCGCTGGGCGTGCACTGGCCGGACGAGGTGGGCCCGGGGCAGGTGATCGCCGGCCTGGACGCCGCCCAGCCGCGCGCCGCCGCGTTCATCGACCAGGCGGCCGAGCTGATGCGCGGTGCCGCGTACACCGCCTTCGACGGGACGCCGCCGGAGCAGCCGGAGCACGGCGGCGTGGCAGCGGCGTACGCCCACGTCACGGCGCCGCTGCGACGCCTGGCCGACCGGTACGCCACCGAGGTCTGCCTGGCGCTGCACGCGGGCCGGCCGGTGCCCGACTGGGCCCGTGCCGCGCTGCCTCGGCTGCCCGAGGTGATGGCGAGCACCGACCGGACCGCCTCGGCGGCTGCCCGGGGTGCGGTCGAGCTGGCCGAGGCCGCCGTGTTGGAGCACCGGGTGGGCGAGACGTTCGACGCTGCCGTACTCGACGTCGACGCCCCGCCCAACGGCAAGTCCCGGCCCCGACCACCCGGCGGCACCGTCGCCCTGGACACCCCACCGGTTCGCGCCCGCTGCCTCGGGCAACTGCCGCTCGGCGAACGGGTCCGGGTCCGTCTGGTCACCGCCGACCCGGCGGCCCGCACCGTCCTGTTCGAGCTGGCCTGA
- a CDS encoding histone — protein sequence MAEAQQATTRPAARRTTAKKTAAAERNTAASRTTPVRKSTAGAKAAKAPARKAAGGAGRAPAKKTTTAAKKTPAKKATTKATTTSRTGTTSRATTAKKAPAKKTTTRTTTAAAKRAPASRTSTAAATRPATRKSTATAKKTSAAKKTTGTAKKTTGAAKKTVSAAKKTTSSAARKTTAAAKKTAAAAKAPARKTATAAKAPARKTATKASAVKKTAARNTAATKAAVKKAPAKKAPAKKAASTRPSGGARKAPAKKAPAAKVTGTSSTTARKAAAKKAPAKKTVAAKAPARKATARKSPARPVGARATAPRSTRSAARKATG from the coding sequence ATGGCCGAAGCACAGCAGGCCACCACCCGCCCGGCTGCCCGACGTACCACCGCGAAGAAGACCGCCGCGGCGGAGCGCAACACGGCGGCGAGCCGGACCACTCCCGTCCGTAAGTCCACCGCTGGTGCGAAGGCGGCGAAGGCCCCGGCGCGTAAGGCAGCCGGCGGCGCGGGGCGTGCCCCGGCCAAGAAGACCACCACGGCGGCCAAGAAGACCCCCGCGAAGAAGGCCACGACCAAGGCCACCACGACGAGCCGGACCGGCACGACGAGCAGGGCCACGACCGCCAAGAAGGCTCCGGCGAAGAAGACCACCACCCGCACGACGACCGCCGCCGCGAAGCGGGCTCCCGCATCGCGCACCTCCACCGCCGCCGCGACGCGGCCCGCGACGCGCAAGAGCACCGCGACCGCGAAGAAGACCAGCGCCGCGAAGAAGACCACGGGTACGGCGAAGAAGACCACCGGCGCCGCGAAGAAGACGGTGAGCGCCGCGAAGAAGACCACCAGCTCGGCGGCGAGGAAGACCACCGCCGCAGCGAAGAAGACCGCCGCTGCCGCGAAGGCGCCGGCGCGGAAGACCGCCACCGCGGCGAAGGCGCCGGCGCGGAAGACCGCGACGAAGGCGTCCGCCGTCAAGAAGACGGCGGCGAGGAATACGGCCGCTACCAAGGCAGCCGTCAAGAAGGCCCCGGCGAAGAAGGCTCCGGCGAAGAAGGCCGCGTCCACGCGACCCAGCGGCGGCGCCCGCAAGGCCCCGGCCAAGAAGGCCCCCGCCGCGAAGGTGACCGGCACCTCGTCGACCACCGCGCGCAAGGCGGCGGCGAAGAAGGCCCCGGCGAAGAAGACCGTCGCGGCCAAGGCTCCGGCCCGCAAGGCCACCGCCCGCAAGTCGCCGGCCCGCCCGGTCGGCGCACGCGCCACCGCCCCCCGGAGTACCCGCAGCGCCGCCCGGAAGGCGACCGGCTGA
- a CDS encoding M48 family metallopeptidase: protein MINTVTGTGACPGCGATTTAVRDAVPWCPRCEWNLDTYDPVRREREFGWTWVDRWTYRMAFRATTRQFTELAGRPLGANGSNRARMLTALASLVLVAGALALAITGVWLTVAFPFPNLAILPGVVMVGLAIALRPRFGRLDPDLEVLSRDQAPELFALIDEVASAIGAPAPDVVGVDSGINAYAGAVGLRRRKVLCLGLPLWGSLTAGERVALLGHELGHFVNGDPRRGLLTQPAFTMLGSAADLFRPVQTGGGGGLVEMVGDALGRAFQWVMSRVLFVGHLVLVSVALRDSQRAEYLADELSARVAGSAGATELLDAALSVESMALVVRRETRAGHGPERWRSALAEARAANADRLPLLRQLSVRDEASLFAAHPPAGLRRRMLTDRQWQDPSVVLTEARMEQIDAELAREYERFRRTVSWSA, encoded by the coding sequence GTGATCAACACGGTGACCGGTACGGGGGCGTGCCCGGGGTGTGGGGCCACGACGACAGCCGTGCGCGACGCGGTGCCCTGGTGCCCCCGTTGCGAGTGGAATCTGGACACGTACGACCCGGTGCGGCGCGAACGCGAGTTCGGCTGGACCTGGGTCGACAGGTGGACCTACCGGATGGCGTTCCGGGCTACCACTCGGCAGTTCACCGAGTTGGCCGGGCGACCGCTGGGCGCCAACGGGTCCAATCGCGCCCGAATGCTTACCGCGTTGGCGTCCCTGGTGCTCGTCGCGGGGGCGCTCGCGCTCGCGATCACCGGCGTGTGGCTGACCGTGGCGTTTCCGTTTCCCAACCTGGCGATCCTGCCCGGTGTCGTGATGGTCGGTCTGGCGATCGCGCTGCGGCCTCGCTTCGGTCGGCTCGACCCGGACCTGGAGGTGCTCTCCCGGGACCAGGCGCCGGAGTTGTTCGCGCTGATCGACGAGGTGGCCAGCGCGATCGGAGCGCCGGCGCCCGACGTGGTCGGCGTCGACAGCGGGATCAATGCGTACGCGGGCGCGGTCGGCCTGCGGCGACGAAAGGTGCTGTGCCTCGGACTGCCGCTGTGGGGTTCGCTCACCGCCGGGGAGCGGGTGGCGCTGCTCGGCCACGAGTTGGGCCACTTCGTCAACGGTGACCCGCGCCGGGGCCTGCTCACGCAGCCCGCGTTCACCATGCTCGGCTCCGCCGCGGACCTGTTCCGGCCGGTGCAGACCGGCGGCGGTGGTGGGCTGGTGGAGATGGTGGGCGACGCGTTGGGGCGGGCGTTCCAGTGGGTGATGTCCCGGGTGCTGTTCGTCGGCCACCTGGTGTTGGTGAGCGTGGCGCTGCGGGACAGCCAACGGGCCGAGTACCTCGCCGACGAACTCTCCGCCCGGGTGGCCGGTTCGGCTGGCGCGACCGAGTTGCTCGACGCCGCGCTCAGCGTCGAGTCGATGGCGCTGGTGGTGCGCCGGGAGACCCGGGCGGGGCACGGCCCGGAACGGTGGCGTTCGGCGTTGGCCGAGGCCCGCGCCGCGAACGCCGATCGGCTGCCGCTGCTGCGCCAACTGTCGGTCCGCGACGAGGCGTCGCTGTTCGCCGCCCACCCACCGGCCGGACTGCGTCGCCGGATGCTCACCGACCGACAGTGGCAGGACCCTTCGGTGGTGCTCACTGAGGCCCGCATGGAACAGATCGACGCCGAGCTCGCCCGGGAGTACGAGCGCTTCCGCCGTACCGTCAGCTGGTCGGCCTGA
- a CDS encoding NUDIX domain-containing protein — translation MGTPDYIVGMRKHVGHDLLWLPSVSAVVRNDAGELLLGQRADDGRWSVISGFVEPGEQPATALVREVREETGLEVAPLRLSSAVSHPHTYPNGDRCEYLNLGFLCRLVSGVARVNDDESLAVGWFPVDRLPELDKHALLVLAYALRENPVAGYLEPGMTWDDVPD, via the coding sequence ATGGGAACACCGGACTACATCGTGGGCATGCGCAAGCATGTCGGGCACGACCTGCTCTGGCTGCCCAGCGTCAGCGCGGTGGTCCGCAACGACGCCGGTGAGCTGCTGCTCGGTCAGCGTGCCGACGACGGCCGCTGGTCGGTGATCAGTGGTTTCGTCGAGCCGGGCGAACAGCCGGCCACCGCGCTGGTCCGTGAGGTGCGGGAGGAGACGGGTCTGGAGGTCGCGCCGCTGCGGTTGTCCAGCGCCGTCTCGCACCCGCACACCTACCCCAACGGGGACCGCTGCGAATACCTCAACCTGGGCTTCCTGTGCCGGCTGGTGTCCGGCGTCGCCCGGGTCAACGACGACGAGTCGTTGGCCGTCGGGTGGTTCCCGGTGGACCGGCTGCCCGAGTTGGACAAGCACGCCCTGCTGGTCCTCGCGTACGCGTTGCGGGAGAACCCGGTGGCCGGTTACCTGGAGCCGGGCATGACGTGGGACGACGTGCCCGACTGA
- a CDS encoding GrpB family protein has translation MAEYPQDVVQRFHGTPEQVDAGLVGEPPRTWGSVVIEEYDRAWAQLFIAVHASLTEALGPLVVGVEHVGSTAVPGLAAKPVVDVDLVIEDTAEELSYLPTLERLGFRLVLREPWWHGHRMLLSPAEDVNLHVWPRGAPEPVRHRLFRDWLRAHPEDRERYAATKRRLARDTAHRPRDYSLAKNDVIDEIYRRIFAASAGSSGGRATTRADG, from the coding sequence GTGGCCGAGTACCCGCAGGACGTCGTGCAGCGCTTCCACGGCACCCCGGAGCAGGTGGACGCCGGCCTGGTCGGCGAGCCGCCACGGACCTGGGGGTCCGTCGTCATCGAGGAGTACGACAGGGCCTGGGCGCAGCTGTTCATCGCCGTCCACGCGTCGCTCACCGAGGCGTTGGGACCGCTGGTCGTCGGTGTGGAACACGTCGGGTCCACGGCTGTGCCGGGGCTGGCGGCCAAGCCCGTCGTCGACGTCGACCTCGTCATCGAGGACACCGCCGAGGAGTTGAGCTATCTTCCGACCCTGGAACGGCTCGGCTTCCGGCTCGTGCTGCGGGAGCCCTGGTGGCACGGGCACCGGATGCTGCTCAGCCCCGCCGAGGACGTCAACCTGCACGTCTGGCCCCGGGGTGCGCCGGAACCCGTCCGGCACCGGCTCTTCCGCGACTGGCTGCGCGCGCACCCGGAAGACCGGGAGCGGTACGCCGCGACGAAGCGACGCCTCGCCCGGGACACCGCGCACCGGCCGCGCGACTACAGCCTGGCGAAGAACGACGTCATCGACGAGATCTACAGGCGCATCTTCGCCGCCTCGGCGGGCAGCAGCGGAGGTCGAGCAACCACCCGGGCCGACGGTTGA
- a CDS encoding GNAT family N-acetyltransferase, giving the protein MTTPEITIATPADRQAIVGTLVAAFVKDPVLRHLFPDEDIYPRYAAAFFGHLFDKRVHRSSIWTIDGGASVAIWEPPAVGHVPSGDGVAAAQYPADVLARVEDYDDTVHAALPTYPFWYLGVLGTHPDSAGRGWGRAVMRAGLARAAANGLPAILETSNPGNVELYRRAGWEVVGSLSEPVPTWIMQQPPR; this is encoded by the coding sequence ATGACGACGCCCGAGATCACCATCGCCACCCCGGCCGACCGCCAGGCGATCGTCGGCACCCTGGTCGCCGCGTTCGTCAAGGATCCCGTCCTGCGGCACCTGTTCCCCGACGAGGACATCTACCCGCGCTACGCCGCCGCCTTCTTCGGCCACCTCTTCGACAAGCGGGTGCACCGGTCGTCGATCTGGACGATCGACGGCGGCGCGTCCGTGGCGATCTGGGAACCACCGGCGGTCGGGCATGTCCCTTCCGGCGACGGGGTCGCCGCCGCCCAGTACCCCGCCGACGTCCTGGCCCGGGTCGAGGACTACGACGACACGGTGCACGCCGCCCTGCCGACGTACCCGTTCTGGTACCTCGGCGTTCTGGGCACCCACCCGGACAGCGCCGGACGCGGTTGGGGTCGGGCCGTCATGCGGGCCGGGCTGGCTCGCGCCGCCGCCAACGGACTGCCGGCGATCCTGGAGACCAGCAACCCGGGCAACGTCGAGCTGTACCGCCGCGCCGGCTGGGAGGTGGTGGGCTCGCTGTCGGAGCCGGTGCCCACGTGGATCATGCAGCAGCCGCCGCGCTGA
- a CDS encoding transglutaminase domain-containing protein, which produces MNIDDYRQHSSYSDPGRHAALLDAVPADIASVAATARNVIVHYRAGGVELPPDRLAEVDCRWVDRILDTDQSRFPLPLGVERPAVDRVAGCCRDHTLLSVAVLRQHGIPSRSRVGFASYFAPDWHHDHVLVEYWDGHRWVWADPELDPAGDWGFDGYDIDPKAGLFDSAARVWSAYRAGTIDPDRYGVSPELPVRGDWFIHDYVLIELAHRQKDELLLWDGFGAMTEDLSTADLTLVDEIAALLLAADDGDEAAEKALADRYASDARLRPGPQVHCMSPVSGSVSVVDLRR; this is translated from the coding sequence ATGAACATCGATGACTATCGGCAGCACTCCTCCTACAGCGACCCGGGTCGGCATGCCGCGCTGCTCGACGCGGTCCCGGCCGACATCGCCTCGGTGGCGGCGACTGCCCGCAACGTGATCGTCCACTACCGCGCCGGTGGCGTCGAGTTGCCTCCCGACCGGCTCGCGGAGGTCGACTGCCGTTGGGTGGACCGGATCCTCGACACCGACCAGTCCCGCTTTCCGCTGCCGCTCGGCGTGGAGCGTCCGGCCGTCGACCGGGTGGCGGGCTGTTGTCGGGACCACACGCTGCTCTCCGTCGCGGTGCTGCGTCAGCACGGCATTCCCAGCCGCAGCCGGGTCGGTTTCGCCTCGTACTTCGCACCCGACTGGCACCACGACCACGTGCTGGTGGAGTACTGGGACGGCCACCGGTGGGTCTGGGCCGACCCGGAGCTCGACCCGGCCGGCGACTGGGGGTTCGACGGTTACGACATCGACCCGAAGGCCGGGCTCTTCGACTCGGCGGCGCGGGTGTGGTCGGCGTACCGGGCCGGGACGATCGACCCCGACCGCTACGGCGTGAGCCCGGAGCTGCCGGTCCGGGGCGACTGGTTCATCCACGACTACGTCCTGATCGAACTGGCCCACCGGCAGAAGGACGAGCTGCTGCTCTGGGACGGCTTCGGCGCGATGACCGAGGATCTCAGCACCGCCGACCTCACGCTCGTGGACGAGATCGCCGCGTTGCTGCTCGCCGCCGACGACGGCGACGAAGCCGCGGAGAAGGCCCTCGCCGACCGGTACGCCAGCGACGCCCGACTCCGCCCCGGCCCACAGGTGCACTGCATGTCGCCGGTCTCCGGCAGCGTCAGCGTGGTCGACCTGCGTCGGTGA